From a single Apium graveolens cultivar Ventura chromosome 2, ASM990537v1, whole genome shotgun sequence genomic region:
- the LOC141692285 gene encoding zinc finger BED domain-containing protein RICESLEEPER 2-like — MVLSSSEGSMALRNTLCDPQVFRDLITNVVIKHNLPLHFVDYEGIKDAFIYAHPKSTLVSRNTLKKDILSCYEIEKKKKFNMLQDFDGRVSLTSDLWTSIATDGYISLTVHFITSDWVLHKKLLNFYYLPSAHTGITISEKNYKMLCEWNIESKLFSITLDNASSNDSFVAILRTQLNLRNALLCNGEFFQIRCCSHILNLIVQEGLKEMDESVVKIRESVKYIKGSQGRKEKFRECISSVALDKKRGLRQDVPTRWNSTFVMLESAIYYRHAFTHLQLTDSNYKHGLFDDESDKVEGICKFLSVFYNVTRLFSGSKYPTANMYFPNIFLVDLTLIKALEDRNYIASSLAERMRPKFNKYWK; from the coding sequence ATGGTTTTGTCTAGCAGTGAGGGATCTATGGCATTACGAAACACATTGTGTGACCCTCAGGTATTTAGAGATTTGATTACCAACGTAGTCATTAAGCATAATTTGCCACTGCACTTTGTAGATTATGAAGGCATTAAAGATGCCTTCATCTATGCACATCCAAAGTCTACTTTAGTCAGTAGGAACACCTTGAAGAAAGATATTTTATCTTGTTATGAgattgaaaagaaaaaaaagtttAATATGTTGCAAGACTTTGATGGTAGAGTAAGCCTAACCTCTGATTTGTGGACGTCGATTGCTACTGATGGTTATATCTCTCTTACCGTGCACTTTATTACATCTGATTGGGTTCTGCATAAGAAGCTTCTAAATTTTTATTATCTTCCATCAGCACACACCGGTATTACCATATCtgaaaaaaattataagatgttaTGTGAGTGGAATATTGAGTCAAAACTATTTAGCATTACTTTAGATAATGCTTCTAGTAATGATTCATTTGTTGCTATATTGAGAACACAACTGAACTTGAGAAATGCTTTGTTGTGTAATGGTGAATTTTTTCAAATAAGATGTTGTTCTCACATCCTTAATTTGATTGTTCAAGAGGGTCTTAAAGAAATGGATGAATCTGTTGTCAAAATACGTGAATCTGTTAAATATATTAAAGGCTCTcaaggcagaaaagaaaaatTCAGGGAATGTATATCATCGGTAGCTCTTGATAAGAAAAGAGGTTTACGTCAAGATGTCCCCACTAGGTGGAATTCTACCTTTGTAATGCTTGAGAGTGCGATTTACTATCGTCATGCTTTCACTCATTTGCAATTAACTGACTCGAACTATAAGCATGGTCTTTTTGATGATGAATCGGATAAAGTGGAGGGCATTTGTAAGTTTCTTTCAGTTTTCTATAATGTCACTCGATTGTTCTCCGGATCTAAATACCCAACTGCAAATATGTACTTTCCAAATATTTTTCTGGTTGACCTTACGTTAATTAAGGCATTGGAAGATAGGAACTATATAGCAAGTTCCTTGGCTGAGAGAATGAGACCCAAGTTTAACAAGTATTGGAAATAA